A portion of the Canis aureus isolate CA01 chromosome 32, VMU_Caureus_v.1.0, whole genome shotgun sequence genome contains these proteins:
- the ATOSA gene encoding atos homolog protein A isoform X3 — protein MKPDRDTLDEYFEYDAEEFLVSLALLITEGRTPECSVKGRTESFHCPPAQSCYPATTKHECSDKLAQCRQARRTRSEVSLLWKNNLPIMVEVMLLPDCCYSDDGPTTEGIDLNDPAIKQDALLLERWILEPVPRQSGDRFIEEKTLLLAVRSFVFFSQLSAWLSVSHGAIPRNILYRISAADVDLQWNFSQTPIEHVFPVPNVSHNVALKVSVQSLPRQSNYPVLTCSIHTNIGLYEKRIQEHELKAHQHRNSNEAEQCSTNSSQRLCSKQSWALAPENAKNGTTSEYTAAVKNVKLYPGTGNKSDYGTCQANILGFSGRGDRKSHETPVRTLKSFSMIDSSVSSHQSSWPSVGETNPLIGSLIQDRQEVIARIAQHLIHCDPSTSHVPGHPFNMQESSSLNSKLFRVAQENENVRKCKEPFSISFGSPELSSSEDTSEGKIQVKTETLRSATGISDGLYSRQSVGETNPLIGSLLQERQDVIARIAQHLEHIDPTASHLSRQSFNMHDSSSVPSKVFRSLYEDKNLLKKNKDDTSISISNTKFSFLEDSSEGTNLIPKKSLSSFKCDSKVKSSLKPQIRNLYQDNPSEIIQNTFQERQNKTAGILTPSNMPHCKKNNLDLTVRLENTLSECQFKEQEISNETDKQYSNCNNIEKQICTNKYKEKIKNENCNPESFNNDQFEDSKKNDSKIKTAMLEMSGYLNKHENKCSNKDFKRPKTCEQNNQLNSIENYLSNNEVFKCKKPDQLKNEQDKKEETIDEKFQNCSQRKNIKNCLSTCERLKSTEALQKTIPLKHSSVWQKHNFHSLDGISTRAFHPRTGLPLLSSPVPQRKTQSGCFDLDSSLLHLKSLSSRSPRPCLNIEDDPDIHEKPFLSSSAPPITSLSLLGNFEESVLNYRLDPLGIVDGFTAEVGASGVFCPTHLTLPVEVSFYSVSDDNAPSPYMGVITLESLGKRGYRVPPSGTIQVTLFNPNKTVVKMFVVIYDLRDMPANHQTFLRQRTFSVPVKQEMKRSVNKENIRHTEERLLRYLIHLRFQSSKSGKIYLHRDVRLLFSRKSMEVDSGAAYELKSYTESPTNPQFSPRC, from the exons ATACTTTAgatgaatattttgaatatgatGCAGAGGAGTTCTTGGTCTCTTTGGCCTTGTTAATAACAGAAGGACGAACACCAGAATGTTCTGTAAAAGGTCGCACAGAAAGTTTCCATTGCCCTCCAGCACAGTCCTGTTACCCAGCAACTACCAAACATGAATGCAGTGACAAGCTGGCTCAG TGTCGCCAAGCCAGAAGAACTAGGTCTGAGGTCTCATTGTTGTGGAAGAACAACCTTCCAATCATGGTGGAAGTGATGCTACTACCAGACTGCTGCTACAGTGATGATGGACCCACCACAGAAGGGATTGATCTTAATGATCCTGCAATTAAGCAAGATGCATTATTATTAGAAAGATGGATATTGGAGCCAGTTCCTCGACA GAGTGGTGATCGATTTATTGAAGAAAAGACTCTTCTATTGGCTGTCCgctcatttgtgtttttttctcaaTTAAGTGCTTGGCTGAGTGTTTCTCATGGTGCTATTCCACGAAATATTCTTTACAG AATCAGTGCTGCTGATGTAGACCTGCAGTGGAATTTTTCACAGACTCCAATTGAACATGTGTTTCCTGTTCCTAATGTTTCTCACAATGTGGCCTTGAAAGTCAGCGTGCAGTCCTTGCCCAGACAATCTAATTACCCAGTGTTGACCTGTAGTATTCACACTAATATTGGCCTTTATGAGAAAAGAATTCAAGAACATGAACTTAAAGCCCATCAGCACCGCAATTCTAATGAAGCTGAACAATGTAGTACAAATAGTTCACAGCGTCTGTGTAGCAAACAATCTTGGGCCCTGGCACCTGAAAACGCAAAAAATGGCACAACTTCAGAGTATACTGCAGCTGTCAAAAATGTCAAACTGTATCCAGGCACTGGCAATAAATCTGACTATGGAACATGTCAAGCTAATATTCTGGGCTTCAGTGGTAGAGGAGATAGAAAGTCACACGAAACACCAGTGAGaacattaaaatcattttcaatGATTGATTCCAGTGTATCTAGCCACCAGAGTTCCTGGCCATCAGTTGGTGAGACTAATCCTTTAATAGGTTCTTTAATTCAGGATCGACAAGAAGTTATTGCAAGAATTGCTCAGCATTTGATTCATTGTGATCCAAGCACTTCACATGTTCCTGGACATCCATTTAATATGCAAGAGTCTAGTTCACTTAATTCAAAACTTTTCCGGGTtgcacaagaaaatgaaaacgtgagaaaatgtaaagaacctttctccatttcttttggtAGTCCGGAGCTTTCCTCCTCAGAAGATACCAGTGAGGgaaaaattcaagtaaaaacaGAAACTCTTCGAAGTGCAACTGGCATTTCTGATGGTCTTTATTCTCGTCAGTCTGTTGGTGAGACTAATCCTTTGATAGGCTCCTTACTCCAAGAGCGGCAAGATGTTATCGCAAGGATTGCTCAACACTTGGAGCATATTGATCCAACAGCATCACATTTATCCCGGCAGTCATTCAACATGCATGACTCCAGTTCGGTTCCTTCTAAGGTGTTTAGGAGTTTGTATGAAGATAAAAATTTGTTGAAGAAAAACAAGGATGAcacttccatttccatttctaatacaaaattttcctttttggaagaTAGCAGTGAAGGGACAAACTTAATACCCAAAAAATCATTGAGTTCTTTTAAATGCGATAGTAAAGTCAAGTCCTCTTTGAAACCTCAAATAAGAAATCTGTATCAGGACAATCCTAGTGAAATCATCCAAAATACATttcaagagagacagaacaaAACCGCTGGTATATTGACTCCCTCAAATATGCCTCACTGcaaaaaaaataacttagatTTGACAGTCAGATTGGAAAATACACTTTCTGAGTGTCAGTTTAAGGAGCAAGAAATTAGCAATGAAACTGATAAACAGTATTCAAATTGCaacaatattgaaaaacaaatttgtacaaataaatataaagaaaaaataaaaaatgaaaattgtaatCCAGAGTCTTTTAACAATGATCAATTTGAGGATTCTAAGAAAAatgactcaaaaataaaaactgctatGTTGGAAATGTCTGGATATTTGAACAAACATGAAAACAAGTGCtcaaataaagactttaaaaggCCCAAAACATGTGAGCAAAATAATCAACTTAATAGTATAGAAAATTATCTCAGTAATAATGAAGTTTTCAAATGCAAAAAGCCagaccaattaaaaaatgaacaggataagaaagaagagacaattgatgaaaaatttcaaaactgttctcagagaaagaatataaaaaactGTTTGTCTACATGTGAACGATTAAAAAGTACAGAGGCACTG CAGAAGACTATACCACTGAAACATTCAAGTGTCTGGCAGAAACATAATTTTCATTCCTTAGATGGAATCTCAACGAGAGCCTTTCATCCTCGAACTGGATTGCCTCTTCTTTCAAGTCCT GTTCCTCAAAGAAAGACACAATCAGGTTGCTTTGATTTGGATTCTTCATTACTGCATCTGAAAAGCTTATCGTCTAGAAG tccTCGACCATGTTTAAACATTGAAGATGATCCAGATATTCATGAAAAACCATTTCTGAGTTCTAGTGCTCCACCTATTACAAGTCTTAGTCTCTTAGGAAATTTTGAG GAATCTGTCTTAAACTATCGGTTAGATCCTCTTGGCATTGTTGATGGTTTTACTGCTGAGGTAGGGGCAAGTGGTGTTTTCTGCCCCACACATTTGACTCTTCCAGTCGAAGTGTCATTCTACAGTGTTTCAGATGATAATGCTCCCTCTCCTTATATg ggtgtGATTACTTTAGAGTCCCTTGGTAAAAGGGGTTATCGAGTACCTCCTTCAGGAACGATACAAGTG ACCTTATTTAATCCTAATAAGACTGTGGTGAAGATGTTTGTTGTGATATATGACTTACGAGATATGCCAGCCAATCATCAGACATTCCTACGACAAAGAACTTTTTCTGTACCTGTTAaacaagagatgaagagaagTGTTAATAAAGAGAACATCCGACATACAGAAGAACGGTTATTACGCTACCTCATACATCTGAG gTTCCAGAGTTCTAAATCTGGAAAGATCTACCTCCATAGAGATGTACGGCTCCTGTTCTCAAGAAAGTCCATGGAAGTTGATAGCGGTGCTGCATATGAACTCAAATCTTACACTGAATCGCCAACAAACCCTCAGTTTTCACCAAGATGTTGA
- the ATOSA gene encoding atos homolog protein A isoform X1: MVFSGNKGLHREDTLDEYFEYDAEEFLVSLALLITEGRTPECSVKGRTESFHCPPAQSCYPATTKHECSDKLAQCRQARRTRSEVSLLWKNNLPIMVEVMLLPDCCYSDDGPTTEGIDLNDPAIKQDALLLERWILEPVPRQSGDRFIEEKTLLLAVRSFVFFSQLSAWLSVSHGAIPRNILYRISAADVDLQWNFSQTPIEHVFPVPNVSHNVALKVSVQSLPRQSNYPVLTCSIHTNIGLYEKRIQEHELKAHQHRNSNEAEQCSTNSSQRLCSKQSWALAPENAKNGTTSEYTAAVKNVKLYPGTGNKSDYGTCQANILGFSGRGDRKSHETPVRTLKSFSMIDSSVSSHQSSWPSVGETNPLIGSLIQDRQEVIARIAQHLIHCDPSTSHVPGHPFNMQESSSLNSKLFRVAQENENVRKCKEPFSISFGSPELSSSEDTSEGKIQVKTETLRSATGISDGLYSRQSVGETNPLIGSLLQERQDVIARIAQHLEHIDPTASHLSRQSFNMHDSSSVPSKVFRSLYEDKNLLKKNKDDTSISISNTKFSFLEDSSEGTNLIPKKSLSSFKCDSKVKSSLKPQIRNLYQDNPSEIIQNTFQERQNKTAGILTPSNMPHCKKNNLDLTVRLENTLSECQFKEQEISNETDKQYSNCNNIEKQICTNKYKEKIKNENCNPESFNNDQFEDSKKNDSKIKTAMLEMSGYLNKHENKCSNKDFKRPKTCEQNNQLNSIENYLSNNEVFKCKKPDQLKNEQDKKEETIDEKFQNCSQRKNIKNCLSTCERLKSTEALQKTIPLKHSSVWQKHNFHSLDGISTRAFHPRTGLPLLSSPVPQRKTQSGCFDLDSSLLHLKSLSSRSPRPCLNIEDDPDIHEKPFLSSSAPPITSLSLLGNFEESVLNYRLDPLGIVDGFTAEVGASGVFCPTHLTLPVEVSFYSVSDDNAPSPYMGVITLESLGKRGYRVPPSGTIQVTLFNPNKTVVKMFVVIYDLRDMPANHQTFLRQRTFSVPVKQEMKRSVNKENIRHTEERLLRYLIHLRFQSSKSGKIYLHRDVRLLFSRKSMEVDSGAAYELKSYTESPTNPQFSPRC; encoded by the exons ATACTTTAgatgaatattttgaatatgatGCAGAGGAGTTCTTGGTCTCTTTGGCCTTGTTAATAACAGAAGGACGAACACCAGAATGTTCTGTAAAAGGTCGCACAGAAAGTTTCCATTGCCCTCCAGCACAGTCCTGTTACCCAGCAACTACCAAACATGAATGCAGTGACAAGCTGGCTCAG TGTCGCCAAGCCAGAAGAACTAGGTCTGAGGTCTCATTGTTGTGGAAGAACAACCTTCCAATCATGGTGGAAGTGATGCTACTACCAGACTGCTGCTACAGTGATGATGGACCCACCACAGAAGGGATTGATCTTAATGATCCTGCAATTAAGCAAGATGCATTATTATTAGAAAGATGGATATTGGAGCCAGTTCCTCGACA GAGTGGTGATCGATTTATTGAAGAAAAGACTCTTCTATTGGCTGTCCgctcatttgtgtttttttctcaaTTAAGTGCTTGGCTGAGTGTTTCTCATGGTGCTATTCCACGAAATATTCTTTACAG AATCAGTGCTGCTGATGTAGACCTGCAGTGGAATTTTTCACAGACTCCAATTGAACATGTGTTTCCTGTTCCTAATGTTTCTCACAATGTGGCCTTGAAAGTCAGCGTGCAGTCCTTGCCCAGACAATCTAATTACCCAGTGTTGACCTGTAGTATTCACACTAATATTGGCCTTTATGAGAAAAGAATTCAAGAACATGAACTTAAAGCCCATCAGCACCGCAATTCTAATGAAGCTGAACAATGTAGTACAAATAGTTCACAGCGTCTGTGTAGCAAACAATCTTGGGCCCTGGCACCTGAAAACGCAAAAAATGGCACAACTTCAGAGTATACTGCAGCTGTCAAAAATGTCAAACTGTATCCAGGCACTGGCAATAAATCTGACTATGGAACATGTCAAGCTAATATTCTGGGCTTCAGTGGTAGAGGAGATAGAAAGTCACACGAAACACCAGTGAGaacattaaaatcattttcaatGATTGATTCCAGTGTATCTAGCCACCAGAGTTCCTGGCCATCAGTTGGTGAGACTAATCCTTTAATAGGTTCTTTAATTCAGGATCGACAAGAAGTTATTGCAAGAATTGCTCAGCATTTGATTCATTGTGATCCAAGCACTTCACATGTTCCTGGACATCCATTTAATATGCAAGAGTCTAGTTCACTTAATTCAAAACTTTTCCGGGTtgcacaagaaaatgaaaacgtgagaaaatgtaaagaacctttctccatttcttttggtAGTCCGGAGCTTTCCTCCTCAGAAGATACCAGTGAGGgaaaaattcaagtaaaaacaGAAACTCTTCGAAGTGCAACTGGCATTTCTGATGGTCTTTATTCTCGTCAGTCTGTTGGTGAGACTAATCCTTTGATAGGCTCCTTACTCCAAGAGCGGCAAGATGTTATCGCAAGGATTGCTCAACACTTGGAGCATATTGATCCAACAGCATCACATTTATCCCGGCAGTCATTCAACATGCATGACTCCAGTTCGGTTCCTTCTAAGGTGTTTAGGAGTTTGTATGAAGATAAAAATTTGTTGAAGAAAAACAAGGATGAcacttccatttccatttctaatacaaaattttcctttttggaagaTAGCAGTGAAGGGACAAACTTAATACCCAAAAAATCATTGAGTTCTTTTAAATGCGATAGTAAAGTCAAGTCCTCTTTGAAACCTCAAATAAGAAATCTGTATCAGGACAATCCTAGTGAAATCATCCAAAATACATttcaagagagacagaacaaAACCGCTGGTATATTGACTCCCTCAAATATGCCTCACTGcaaaaaaaataacttagatTTGACAGTCAGATTGGAAAATACACTTTCTGAGTGTCAGTTTAAGGAGCAAGAAATTAGCAATGAAACTGATAAACAGTATTCAAATTGCaacaatattgaaaaacaaatttgtacaaataaatataaagaaaaaataaaaaatgaaaattgtaatCCAGAGTCTTTTAACAATGATCAATTTGAGGATTCTAAGAAAAatgactcaaaaataaaaactgctatGTTGGAAATGTCTGGATATTTGAACAAACATGAAAACAAGTGCtcaaataaagactttaaaaggCCCAAAACATGTGAGCAAAATAATCAACTTAATAGTATAGAAAATTATCTCAGTAATAATGAAGTTTTCAAATGCAAAAAGCCagaccaattaaaaaatgaacaggataagaaagaagagacaattgatgaaaaatttcaaaactgttctcagagaaagaatataaaaaactGTTTGTCTACATGTGAACGATTAAAAAGTACAGAGGCACTG CAGAAGACTATACCACTGAAACATTCAAGTGTCTGGCAGAAACATAATTTTCATTCCTTAGATGGAATCTCAACGAGAGCCTTTCATCCTCGAACTGGATTGCCTCTTCTTTCAAGTCCT GTTCCTCAAAGAAAGACACAATCAGGTTGCTTTGATTTGGATTCTTCATTACTGCATCTGAAAAGCTTATCGTCTAGAAG tccTCGACCATGTTTAAACATTGAAGATGATCCAGATATTCATGAAAAACCATTTCTGAGTTCTAGTGCTCCACCTATTACAAGTCTTAGTCTCTTAGGAAATTTTGAG GAATCTGTCTTAAACTATCGGTTAGATCCTCTTGGCATTGTTGATGGTTTTACTGCTGAGGTAGGGGCAAGTGGTGTTTTCTGCCCCACACATTTGACTCTTCCAGTCGAAGTGTCATTCTACAGTGTTTCAGATGATAATGCTCCCTCTCCTTATATg ggtgtGATTACTTTAGAGTCCCTTGGTAAAAGGGGTTATCGAGTACCTCCTTCAGGAACGATACAAGTG ACCTTATTTAATCCTAATAAGACTGTGGTGAAGATGTTTGTTGTGATATATGACTTACGAGATATGCCAGCCAATCATCAGACATTCCTACGACAAAGAACTTTTTCTGTACCTGTTAaacaagagatgaagagaagTGTTAATAAAGAGAACATCCGACATACAGAAGAACGGTTATTACGCTACCTCATACATCTGAG gTTCCAGAGTTCTAAATCTGGAAAGATCTACCTCCATAGAGATGTACGGCTCCTGTTCTCAAGAAAGTCCATGGAAGTTGATAGCGGTGCTGCATATGAACTCAAATCTTACACTGAATCGCCAACAAACCCTCAGTTTTCACCAAGATGTTGA
- the ATOSA gene encoding atos homolog protein A isoform X2 produces MVEVMLLPDCCYSDDGPTTEGIDLNDPAIKQDALLLERWILEPVPRQSGDRFIEEKTLLLAVRSFVFFSQLSAWLSVSHGAIPRNILYRISAADVDLQWNFSQTPIEHVFPVPNVSHNVALKVSVQSLPRQSNYPVLTCSIHTNIGLYEKRIQEHELKAHQHRNSNEAEQCSTNSSQRLCSKQSWALAPENAKNGTTSEYTAAVKNVKLYPGTGNKSDYGTCQANILGFSGRGDRKSHETPVRTLKSFSMIDSSVSSHQSSWPSVGETNPLIGSLIQDRQEVIARIAQHLIHCDPSTSHVPGHPFNMQESSSLNSKLFRVAQENENVRKCKEPFSISFGSPELSSSEDTSEGKIQVKTETLRSATGISDGLYSRQSVGETNPLIGSLLQERQDVIARIAQHLEHIDPTASHLSRQSFNMHDSSSVPSKVFRSLYEDKNLLKKNKDDTSISISNTKFSFLEDSSEGTNLIPKKSLSSFKCDSKVKSSLKPQIRNLYQDNPSEIIQNTFQERQNKTAGILTPSNMPHCKKNNLDLTVRLENTLSECQFKEQEISNETDKQYSNCNNIEKQICTNKYKEKIKNENCNPESFNNDQFEDSKKNDSKIKTAMLEMSGYLNKHENKCSNKDFKRPKTCEQNNQLNSIENYLSNNEVFKCKKPDQLKNEQDKKEETIDEKFQNCSQRKNIKNCLSTCERLKSTEALKTIPLKHSSVWQKHNFHSLDGISTRAFHPRTGLPLLSSPVPQRKTQSGCFDLDSSLLHLKSLSSRSPRPCLNIEDDPDIHEKPFLSSSAPPITSLSLLGNFEESVLNYRLDPLGIVDGFTAEVGASGVFCPTHLTLPVEVSFYSVSDDNAPSPYMGVITLESLGKRGYRVPPSGTIQVTLFNPNKTVVKMFVVIYDLRDMPANHQTFLRQRTFSVPVKQEMKRSVNKENIRHTEERLLRYLIHLRFQSSKSGKIYLHRDVRLLFSRKSMEVDSGAAYELKSYTESPTNPQFSPRC; encoded by the exons ATGGTGGAAGTGATGCTACTACCAGACTGCTGCTACAGTGATGATGGACCCACCACAGAAGGGATTGATCTTAATGATCCTGCAATTAAGCAAGATGCATTATTATTAGAAAGATGGATATTGGAGCCAGTTCCTCGACA GAGTGGTGATCGATTTATTGAAGAAAAGACTCTTCTATTGGCTGTCCgctcatttgtgtttttttctcaaTTAAGTGCTTGGCTGAGTGTTTCTCATGGTGCTATTCCACGAAATATTCTTTACAG AATCAGTGCTGCTGATGTAGACCTGCAGTGGAATTTTTCACAGACTCCAATTGAACATGTGTTTCCTGTTCCTAATGTTTCTCACAATGTGGCCTTGAAAGTCAGCGTGCAGTCCTTGCCCAGACAATCTAATTACCCAGTGTTGACCTGTAGTATTCACACTAATATTGGCCTTTATGAGAAAAGAATTCAAGAACATGAACTTAAAGCCCATCAGCACCGCAATTCTAATGAAGCTGAACAATGTAGTACAAATAGTTCACAGCGTCTGTGTAGCAAACAATCTTGGGCCCTGGCACCTGAAAACGCAAAAAATGGCACAACTTCAGAGTATACTGCAGCTGTCAAAAATGTCAAACTGTATCCAGGCACTGGCAATAAATCTGACTATGGAACATGTCAAGCTAATATTCTGGGCTTCAGTGGTAGAGGAGATAGAAAGTCACACGAAACACCAGTGAGaacattaaaatcattttcaatGATTGATTCCAGTGTATCTAGCCACCAGAGTTCCTGGCCATCAGTTGGTGAGACTAATCCTTTAATAGGTTCTTTAATTCAGGATCGACAAGAAGTTATTGCAAGAATTGCTCAGCATTTGATTCATTGTGATCCAAGCACTTCACATGTTCCTGGACATCCATTTAATATGCAAGAGTCTAGTTCACTTAATTCAAAACTTTTCCGGGTtgcacaagaaaatgaaaacgtgagaaaatgtaaagaacctttctccatttcttttggtAGTCCGGAGCTTTCCTCCTCAGAAGATACCAGTGAGGgaaaaattcaagtaaaaacaGAAACTCTTCGAAGTGCAACTGGCATTTCTGATGGTCTTTATTCTCGTCAGTCTGTTGGTGAGACTAATCCTTTGATAGGCTCCTTACTCCAAGAGCGGCAAGATGTTATCGCAAGGATTGCTCAACACTTGGAGCATATTGATCCAACAGCATCACATTTATCCCGGCAGTCATTCAACATGCATGACTCCAGTTCGGTTCCTTCTAAGGTGTTTAGGAGTTTGTATGAAGATAAAAATTTGTTGAAGAAAAACAAGGATGAcacttccatttccatttctaatacaaaattttcctttttggaagaTAGCAGTGAAGGGACAAACTTAATACCCAAAAAATCATTGAGTTCTTTTAAATGCGATAGTAAAGTCAAGTCCTCTTTGAAACCTCAAATAAGAAATCTGTATCAGGACAATCCTAGTGAAATCATCCAAAATACATttcaagagagacagaacaaAACCGCTGGTATATTGACTCCCTCAAATATGCCTCACTGcaaaaaaaataacttagatTTGACAGTCAGATTGGAAAATACACTTTCTGAGTGTCAGTTTAAGGAGCAAGAAATTAGCAATGAAACTGATAAACAGTATTCAAATTGCaacaatattgaaaaacaaatttgtacaaataaatataaagaaaaaataaaaaatgaaaattgtaatCCAGAGTCTTTTAACAATGATCAATTTGAGGATTCTAAGAAAAatgactcaaaaataaaaactgctatGTTGGAAATGTCTGGATATTTGAACAAACATGAAAACAAGTGCtcaaataaagactttaaaaggCCCAAAACATGTGAGCAAAATAATCAACTTAATAGTATAGAAAATTATCTCAGTAATAATGAAGTTTTCAAATGCAAAAAGCCagaccaattaaaaaatgaacaggataagaaagaagagacaattgatgaaaaatttcaaaactgttctcagagaaagaatataaaaaactGTTTGTCTACATGTGAACGATTAAAAAGTACAGAGGCACTG AAGACTATACCACTGAAACATTCAAGTGTCTGGCAGAAACATAATTTTCATTCCTTAGATGGAATCTCAACGAGAGCCTTTCATCCTCGAACTGGATTGCCTCTTCTTTCAAGTCCT GTTCCTCAAAGAAAGACACAATCAGGTTGCTTTGATTTGGATTCTTCATTACTGCATCTGAAAAGCTTATCGTCTAGAAG tccTCGACCATGTTTAAACATTGAAGATGATCCAGATATTCATGAAAAACCATTTCTGAGTTCTAGTGCTCCACCTATTACAAGTCTTAGTCTCTTAGGAAATTTTGAG GAATCTGTCTTAAACTATCGGTTAGATCCTCTTGGCATTGTTGATGGTTTTACTGCTGAGGTAGGGGCAAGTGGTGTTTTCTGCCCCACACATTTGACTCTTCCAGTCGAAGTGTCATTCTACAGTGTTTCAGATGATAATGCTCCCTCTCCTTATATg ggtgtGATTACTTTAGAGTCCCTTGGTAAAAGGGGTTATCGAGTACCTCCTTCAGGAACGATACAAGTG ACCTTATTTAATCCTAATAAGACTGTGGTGAAGATGTTTGTTGTGATATATGACTTACGAGATATGCCAGCCAATCATCAGACATTCCTACGACAAAGAACTTTTTCTGTACCTGTTAaacaagagatgaagagaagTGTTAATAAAGAGAACATCCGACATACAGAAGAACGGTTATTACGCTACCTCATACATCTGAG gTTCCAGAGTTCTAAATCTGGAAAGATCTACCTCCATAGAGATGTACGGCTCCTGTTCTCAAGAAAGTCCATGGAAGTTGATAGCGGTGCTGCATATGAACTCAAATCTTACACTGAATCGCCAACAAACCCTCAGTTTTCACCAAGATGTTGA